One Candidatus Hydrogenedentota bacterium genomic window, CCGTCATGGCCGTCGCGGAGACCGCGCCCGAGCGGACGGCGTCGCGGATCTCCCGCGCGGACTGGTAATGCCAGGGGGTGTTCATGCCGTGTCCCCCTCGAGGATGCGGGGCACCAGGAAATACTCGCCGTCGTGCACGGGGGCGTTCATGAGCGCCTCCTCGCGCGGGAGCGACGCGCCGGTCTCGTCCTGCCGGAACACGTTGGTCATCTCCATGGCGTGCATCATCGGCTCCACGGCGTCCGTGTCCAGCTCGTTAAGCTGGTCCATGTACGCCAGGATGTCGTCCATCTCCCGGACCAGCCGGTTCTTTTCGTCCTCCGTCAGGCGGAGCTGGGCCAGGCCGGCCACGTACTCCACGTCCTTCAGGGTGATTTTTCCCATGATTTTCAGGCCTCCGCAGGGGGGTTCAGGGAGACAAAAGAATAGCACACCCGGCCGCGCCCAGTCCAAGACCTGAACGCGCTGCAAAACGGAATAAACCGCGCCCGGCCCGGGGGGTGCCCGGGCCGGGCGGCTTGTGGCGTCCTCCTGCGGGAGGCCGTCGGTCAGAAGCTGAGGGAGGTGTTGAAGAACACCGTGTCGTACTCGTCGTCGCCGTCACCGGCCCAGGGGCTCAGGCCGTTGGCGAGGATGTTGTTGCCCTCAAGGCCGTCGTCGCCGAAGAAGTGGGCGTAGGTGAGGGCGAAGGAGAGGTCGTCGCTGTACTGGTAGGTGGCGCCGACGGCGGCCTCCCAGCCGAGCTGGCGGGAGGAGGGGCCGGCGCCGAAGAGTCCGCCGGTCTTGGGGGCCAGCTCGTCGGCCTCAAGGTGGGCGACCTGGAGGAACAGGCCGAGGGCCTCGGTCGGGGCGACCTCGACGCCGAGGGCGTACCAGCGGACATTGGACATGTCGGTGAAGGCGAGGATGGACGTGTAGTCCACGTCGGAGAAGAGGCGGTTGAACGGCAGGGTGCGGTCGTTGGACCAGAGGCTGTCGTCGGGGTCGCCGCCGTCGAGCCAGGCGGCGGAGGCGTAGACGCGGGGCGTCCAGGTCGTGTCGAAGGTGTAGCCGACGGAGGCCGTGGCGCCGGGGGTGTCGTAGTCCGTGTCGGCCTCGTCAAACCCGAAGGCGCCGGGAAGGCCGTCGGCCTCCCCGAGCTGCCAGGCGGCCTCGGCGGAGTAGTCGAAGGCGCCGAAGGCGCCCGCGGCGCGCAGGCCGAGGGTGTGCAGGTCCACCTCGAAGGCCGTGGCGGAGGCGTCGTCCCGGACGTACATCCAGTAGGCGTCAAAGACGTGGCCCTCAACGCCGGTGTAGCTGAAGTAGGCGATGTAGAGGTCCGTGTCGTCCTTGCCGAAGTCGCCCAGGCCCTCGGCGAGCTTGGCGGCGATGGCGTCCACGGAGAAGGTCTCCGCGCCGTAGGTCAGGCGCAGGGCGTCGAAGGACAGGCCGAACAGGGGGCTGGCCATGCTGTTGTTCCCGATGAGGAACTCGCCGCCGAGCATGATCTCCTGGCGGCCGGCCTTCAGCGTGAGCGGCGTGCCCCAGAGGTTTTTGGCCTCGATGTAGGCCTGGTAGAGGTCCGTGTCGCCGTTGCCCCGGCCGTCGGCGCCGGTGAGGTAGCTGGAGCGGAAGTCCTCGCCCCAGACGCTGTAGTTGTCAAACTCGATGAGGGCCGACACCTCGTCGGTGAAGTCGGCCTTCACATGCAGGCGGGTCCACTGGTCCATGTAGGCGGACGAGGGGAGGGAGTCGTAGTTGTAGTACCAGCCGCCGATGCTGATGCCGCCGCCGACCTCGACGTTCTGCAGTTCTGCGAACGCCCCGGTGGCGCACAGCGCCATCACTCCGACAACAATCGCGGTTCTCCTCACAAGGCCTGTCATGTTCTCTTCTCCTTCTTGGTTGGTGGGCATCATGCCGGTTTGTTTCCCCCCCCGGCCGGACGTCTATTCTGTGCGTCCGGCCGGGGGCGGCTCAACTTTTCACTTCAACTTTTTGGGGCCGCGGCGGTGGCCGGGGGGCCGGGCGGCGCGCTATCGCGCCAGTTCCGGCGTGGTCACGTCCTCGGGGTAGGCCTCAAGGCCCATCTCGCTCTTGTCGAGGCCGAGGTACTCCTCCTCCGGCGTGACGCGCAGGCCGAGGACGGCCTTCACAGCGGCCCAGAGGATCAGGGAGACGGTGAAGGCGCACGCGCCGACGGCGGCCACGCCGATCGCCTGGGTGGTGAGCTGCGCCGCGCCTCCGCCGTAGAAGAGGCCGGTCGTCGTGTTGAACAGGCCGACCGCCAGGGTGCCCCAGATGCCGTTGACCAGGTGGACGGACAGCGCGCCGACGGGGTCGTCCAGGCGCAGCTTGTCGAAGGTGAGCACCGCCTCGACCACGAGCACGCCCGCCACGAGGCCGATCACGATGCTGCCCGGGACCGACACCCCGTCGCAGCCCGCCGTCACCGCCACCAGGCCCGCGAGGCAGCCGTTGATGATCATGGAGAGGTCGGGGTTGCCCAGGCGGAACCAGGCGTAGGCCGTGGCGGCCGCCACGCCCGCCGCCGCCGCCATGGTCGTGGTCAGGGAGATGTGGGCGATGGCCTCGCCGTTCGCGGCCATCGTGCTGCCGGGGTTGAACCCGTACCATCCGAGCCAGAGGATGATGCCGCCGAGGGTGGCCAGGGCGATGTTGTGGCCGGGGATGGCCGAAGCCTTCGCGCCCTTGCGGTACTTGCCGAGCCGCGGCCCGAGCAGCAGGACGCCCGCCAGGGCCGCCCACCCGCCGACGCTGTGGACCGCCGTGGATCCGGCGAAGTCCTTGAAGGGGGTGGCCAGGGAGGCCAGCCAGCCGCCGCCCCAGATCCAGTGGCCGGTCACCGGGTAGATGACGGCGACCAGCAGGAAGGAGAAGAGGATGAACGACTGGAACTTGATGCGCTCGGCCACGGCGCCGGAGACGATGGTGGCCGCGGTTCCGGCGAAGACCAGCTGGAAGAAGAACTTGGCCTCCAGCGGGACGCCGGTCCAGCTGAGGGCGGAGTAGACGCCCGCGTAGGCGTCCCCCATGGCCGGGCTGTTGTCGGCGCCGGCAAGCAGGAAGCCCGTCATGCCGATGAAGGGGTTCCCGTTGCCGAACATGAGGCCAAATCCGAGAGCCCAGAAGGACAGGCAGGCGATGGCGAAGACAATGAAGTTCTTGGCCAGGATGTTGACCGTGTTCTTGCGCCGGCAGAAGCCGGACTCCACGAGGGCGAAGCCGGCGTTCATCCAGAAGACGAGGAAGCCCGTGAGCATGACCCAGACGGTGTCCAGGGCGACGGTCAGGGCGGCGGTGGGGTCCGCCGCCGCGGCGTCCTGGGCGAGCGCCGCGGAGGGCGCCAGTGCGGCAAACAGGGCCAGGGCGGCGAGTGCCGCGCCCGGTCCGCAAAAGCGTCTGATTGGGGTGGTCATGTTCATGATGTGGCTCCCGTACGTTCAGTTCAAAAGTCTGCGGAAAACGCCCAAATGGAAACACAGCGCCATGGGGACCGCTTGGTGCTCCTTGGGCAATTCCTGTGCCACTGTGCAGTCCTTGCACGCCAAACACTCACAACATACTGTGAAAAAACAGGTTGCGAGTCCTGTTGGGAGGAAGGGGCTGGCGGGGGGGCGACGGGCGGGCAATTCCGAAAGGTAAGAAGGGAGGGAGAAAAGGTACGGATCAGTAGGAATCGCGGCGTTGGACGGGCCGGGTCCGCGCGAAAGGGCGGGGGCGGCGGCGGTTCGCCCCTGTCCGCCCCCCAAAAGGGGATCCCCCGCAGGCGAGCCTGCGGGGGATCAAGAATGGAACGTCAAGCGAGATTAGAAGGCAATCTCGGTCTCAACGAACGCGTAGTCGAAGTCGGCGTCGTCAACGAAGTCGTCATCCGCGAAGAAGTGGTTGTAGCCGGCGCGGAAGGTGAGGTCCTCGCTGTAGTTGTAGGCGCCGCAAAGGCCCACTTCCCAGCCGATCTCGTCCCAGTTCTCGTCGCCGTCGAAATAGGTGCCCACAAGCTTCAGGGCAACGGCTTCGGTCGGCATGACCTGCACGCCAAGCGCGTAGACGAACACGTCCGTCAGGTTCGCGTTGACGTTGTCAAGGAACACGCTGTACTCCAGGTCGGAGAAGAGGCGGTTGAAGGCCAGGTCCTCATCGTCACCCTCGTACCACGCGAAGTTGGCGAACACGCGGGGCTGCCAACCGGCGTCGAAGGTGTAGCCGGCGCGGACGTCAACGCCGAAGGCGCTGATGTCGATGTCTTCACGGCCAAGGCCAAGGAAGCCGACGCGGCGGGTGAGGTCGGTGTCGCCGAACTGATACGCGGCGTTGGCGTCGAAGTCGAACGCGCCCAGGGTGCCAGCTCCGCGGAGGCCAACAGTGTGCAGGTCGATGTTCTCGCCGGTGACAACCTCATCGTCACGGATCCACATCCAGTACGCGTCCAGGACGACGTCCTCGATGCCGATGTAGGAGCCATACAGGCCGTACAGGTCAACGTCGTCCTTGCCCAGGTCGCCCAGACCCTCGGCCAGCTTCGCGGCAACGGCGTCAATCGCGACGGCGTCGTTGTTGTAGCTCAGGCGCAGGGCGTCATAGGACAGGCCGGTGAAGAACGCGCCGGTGTCGTTGTTGCCGAAGAGGAACTCATTGCCGAACACCAGCTCCTGGCGGCCGACGCGCATGCTGAGCGGCGTGCCCCACATGTTCTTCGCGTCAATGTACGCCTGGTACATGTCAACGTCGCCGGCCCCGCGGCCGTCAGCGCCCGTCAGGTACAGGGAGCGAAAATCCTCGCCCCACACATTGTAGTTGTCGAACTCGACGAACGCGCTGACTTCGTCGGTGAAGTCGGCCTTGACGTTCAGCAGGTTGCGCTGCTCAACGAAGGCGGTGCTGAAGTCGCTGTCGTCCATGTAGAACCAGTTGCCGCGGATGCGCAGCTTGCCGCCGATTTCCACGTTCTGGAGTTCGGCAACCGCCACGGAGCCCATGCTGACGAGCAGGGCCATGATAACCAAAGCTTTAAGCGTACGCATTGTACGTTTATCTCCTATTTTCAACCTTCGTTTCGCCCCCGCGCACGCGGGGGTCCAGAGACTGTATGGACAACATCACGTTGCTTGACCGGTCCACCGAGGTAATGCCTGACGGCGTGGTGTGTCATCCCTCCTTTCGCCTCGGGAGTGTGGACGGCCGTGATGGTGCGCTCACAACAAAATTCAACTGGTTAACGGCAATGAAACTCCCCCACACCCGTTGGTCAGAGGGGCGTTTCTTTCCGCTACGGCCTGTATTCTAGCACTCTTGCCGCCCCATGTCAAGCGTTTTCTGGTGGTTTTTTCCGGAAAAGATTCCCCCGGACACCATATATGGTGGGTGCCGGCCCGCCCCCTCCTGCCCTCCCCCGGCTTGGGTTCTGACCCTGAAGACAAGGCCGGCGGAACGCCGGCGCTACGGGACGGCATCGTCGCCCCTTTTCGTACCGCCGACGTTCCGCCGGCCTTGTCTTCGGGTGCGCCGCATCCCGGCCACCGGGGAGTTGCACCCCGGCCCCGGTTCTCCCTATTGTATGGGGAACCTTCACGCAACCGAGGACAGAACCATGACAGTCTTGCGCAGTTTCGGGGTGTTTTTCGCGGCGGCCGCGCTGGTGCTGGCCGGGTGTTCGGGCGGGGATCCGGCGGCGCCGTCCGCCCCCGCGCAGGCGGCCCCCGCCGCCAAGGCCGCGAAAGAGGGGCCGTTCAAGGTCGCTTTGGTGATGAAGTCCCTGGCGAACGAGTTCTTTCTGACCATGGAGAACGGCGCCCGGGCACACCAGCAGGCGCACGCCTCGGAGTATGAGCTGCTGGCCAACGGGATCAAGGACGAGCAGGACGTGGCCCGCCAGATTGACCTGGTGGAGCAGATGGTGGCGCAGGGGGTGGACGCCCTGGTGATCGCCCCGGCGGACTCGAAGGCGCTGGTGGGGGCGTGCAAGCGGGCGCTGGACGCGGGGGTGGTGGTGATTAACATAGACAACAAGTTTGACGCGGGGGTGCTGGGGGAGCGGGGCATTAAGATTCCCTTTGTGGGGCCGGACAACCGCAAGGGGGCGAAGCTGGCGGCGGACCATCTGGCCGCCGCGCTGCCGCAGGGCGCGCCCGTGGCGGTGCTGGAGGGCATCCCTAGCGCGTTCAACGGCATCCAGCGGAAGCTGGGCTTCGACGACAGCATCAAGGAGAAGGGCCTGGCGCTGGTGACCTCGCAGTCGGCGAGCTGGGAGATGGAGAAGGCGAACCAGGTGGCGGCGTCCATTCTGACGGAGCACCCGGAGATCCAGGCGCTGCTCTGCGCGAACGACAACATGGCCCTGGGCGCGGCGGCGGCGGTGCGCACGTCGGGCCGGGCGGGCCAGGTGAAGATCATCGGCTTCGACGGCATCACGGCGGTGCGCGACATGATCCGCGAGGGGCAGATCCTCTGCACGGTGGACCAGCACGCGGACAAGCTGGCGGAGTTCGGCATTGACTACGCCCTCCAGGTGCTGCGCGGCGAGGCGACCCCGGCGGACAAGGAGACGGCGGTGGACCTGGTGACGGCGGAAACGGTCGCGGCCCCATGACGGCGGCGGGCTTTCAGGGCGCGGGGTGGCGCCGCATGGCGGTGGACTACGCGGGCCTGCTGGCGGTGCTGGCGGGCCTGACGGCGGTCTTCGCGCTGACGGCGGACAATTTTCTCACCATGCAGACCTTCCGGATGATGGCCAACCAGATTCCCCCGGCCATCATCCTCGCGGCGGGCATGACCTATGTGCTGGTGATCGGCGGCATAGACCTCTCCGTGGGGTCGCTGCTGGCCCTGAGCGGCGCGGCGCTGGGCGTGGCCATGGTGCGGTGGGGCTGGCCGCTCTTTCCGGCCATGCTGTTGTGCCTGGGGGTGGGCGCGGCCTGCGGCCTGGCGAACGGGCTGGTCTCCTCCCTGTGGGCGCTGCCGTCGTTCATCGTGACCCTGGGCATGCTCGAGGCGGCCCGGGGCGGGGCCTATCTCGCCACCAACTCGCAGACCATGTACATCGGCGCGTCCATCGAGCGCGTGTCCGAGACCCATCTCCTCGGGTTCTCGGTGCCGTTCCTGGTCGCCCTGGGGGTGGTGGCGGCGGGCCAGGTCATGCTGCGCCACACCGTGTTCGGCCGCTACATGATGGCCATCGGGGCGAACGAGGAGGTGGTGCGCCTGTCCGGGGTGAACCCGCGCCCCATCAAGGTGGCGGTGTTCGTCCTGTGCGGATTCCACGCCGGGCTGGCGGCGGTCATCCAGTGCTCGCGCCTGGGCTCGGCGGACCCCAACGCCGGGGCCGGGGTGGAGCTGCAGGCCATCGCCGCCGCGGTTATCGGCGGCACGAGCCTCATGGGCGGGCGCGGCTCCGTGGTCCGCTCGTTCTTCGGCGTGCTCGTCATCTCCGTGCTGGCCGTGGGGCTGGCGCAGATCGGGGCGCAGGAGCCCACCAAGCGGCTGATCACCGGCCTCGTCATCGTGGCCGCCGTCATTTTCGACCTCTACCGCGAGAAACTGGGCCGCCGCGCCGCCTGAGCGCGCCGTCCCCGGAGGACATGCCATGCCCCTGCTGCTCCTGCTTGGAATGGGCCTTTTCGCCGCCGCCGAACTGCCCGAGGGCGCCGCGCCCGCGCCGCTCGCCCAGCCGGGATTTCCGGACCGGCTCCACGCCTACGTCTGGCTCAACTGGCAGCTCACCCCCGCCGCGCGGCTGGCGGAGGTCGTCGGCGCGACGGAGGAGCAGCTGAAGGAGGTGGCGCGGAGCATGGGCCTGCCGGAACAGCCGGCGCTCAGCCCGGAAATCGCCCGCCGCGCCTACATCACCACCCTCCGGCGCAACTGGCACCTGCTGCCCTACGACCAGCTGCTGAAGCTGCTCGGGTGGACGGCGGAGGAGCTGGAGTACACCCTGCGCGAGGACGACTTCCTGTTCATCAAGCTGGGGAACCTCAAGCCGAAGTGCGAGCCCCTGGCCTATGCCCCGCCGGACGACGCAACGCGCGCGCGGGCGGCGCGGATCAAGGCCGTCGTGGGGGAGTCCTTCCCCGACGGGCTGGGCGACCTGACGGGGGAGACGCTGTTCACCTTTGTGTCCCGGCTGTCGGCGCCGCCCTCGGCGGACGACCCGGCGCCCCCCGCGGGGCCGTCGCACTTCGAGCCCCGGTTCTCCTCGTCCTACTTCGCGCTTTACGGCGACCCGCTGCTCGCGCCGCTGGACGACTCGTTTCCCGACGGGTATCTGGAGCGGCTGGCGCGGAGCGGGGCCGACGGCGTGTGGCTGCAGGCGGTGCTGTACCGGCTGGCACCGTTTCCCTGGGATCCGGCGCGGAGCGACCGGTACGGGGAGCGCCTGAAGCAGCTCGGCGCGCTGGTGGAGCGGGCCAGGACCCACGGTCTCGGCGTCTATCTCTACCTGAACGAGCCGCGCACCATGCCGGAGTCCTTTTTCACGGAGCATCCCGAACTGCGCGGCGTGGAGGAGAACGGCTACGCGACCCTGTGCACCTCCGTGCCCGAGGTGCGGCAGTGGCTGCGCGACAGCGTGGCGACGGTCTGCCGCGCCGTGCCGGACCTCGCCGGGCTGTTCACCATTTCCGCGTCTGAAAACCTGACCACCTGCTGGTCGCACTTCGGCGGGGCCAAGTGCCCGCGCTGCGCCGGACGCGGCGGGGCGTCGGTCATCGCCGACCTGCATGCGGCCCTCCGCGAGGGCATGGACGACGCCGGGGTGAAGACGCGGCTCATCGCGTGGGACTGGGGCTGGCGCGACGAGTGGGTGAAGGACCTCGTGGCCGGGCTGCCGGAGGGCACGACGGTCCAGAGCGTCAGCGAGTGGGAGGTGCCCATCACGCGCGGCGGGGTCTCCAGCGCCATCGGCGAGTATTCCCTGTCCGCCATCGGGCCGGGCCCGCGCGCGCGGCGCAACTGGGCGGCGGCGCGGGAGGCGGGGCTGCCCGTGATGGCCAAGATCCAGGCCAATGTCACCTGGGAGCTGGGCTCTGTGCCGTTCATCCCTGTGGTGCGGTCCGTGGCGGAGCACGCGACCCGCCTGCGGGCCGAGGGCATTTCGGGGCTCATGCTCTGCTGGACCCTCGGCGGCTGCCCCTCGCCCAACCTCGACGTGCTCGCCG contains:
- a CDS encoding alginate export family protein; the protein is MRTLKALVIMALLVSMGSVAVAELQNVEIGGKLRIRGNWFYMDDSDFSTAFVEQRNLLNVKADFTDEVSAFVEFDNYNVWGEDFRSLYLTGADGRGAGDVDMYQAYIDAKNMWGTPLSMRVGRQELVFGNEFLFGNNDTGAFFTGLSYDALRLSYNNDAVAIDAVAAKLAEGLGDLGKDDVDLYGLYGSYIGIEDVVLDAYWMWIRDDEVVTGENIDLHTVGLRGAGTLGAFDFDANAAYQFGDTDLTRRVGFLGLGREDIDISAFGVDVRAGYTFDAGWQPRVFANFAWYEGDDEDLAFNRLFSDLEYSVFLDNVNANLTDVFVYALGVQVMPTEAVALKLVGTYFDGDENWDEIGWEVGLCGAYNYSEDLTFRAGYNHFFADDDFVDDADFDYAFVETEIAF
- the amt gene encoding ammonium transporter → MNMTTPIRRFCGPGAALAALALFAALAPSAALAQDAAAADPTAALTVALDTVWVMLTGFLVFWMNAGFALVESGFCRRKNTVNILAKNFIVFAIACLSFWALGFGLMFGNGNPFIGMTGFLLAGADNSPAMGDAYAGVYSALSWTGVPLEAKFFFQLVFAGTAATIVSGAVAERIKFQSFILFSFLLVAVIYPVTGHWIWGGGWLASLATPFKDFAGSTAVHSVGGWAALAGVLLLGPRLGKYRKGAKASAIPGHNIALATLGGIILWLGWYGFNPGSTMAANGEAIAHISLTTTMAAAAGVAAATAYAWFRLGNPDLSMIINGCLAGLVAVTAGCDGVSVPGSIVIGLVAGVLVVEAVLTFDKLRLDDPVGALSVHLVNGIWGTLAVGLFNTTTGLFYGGGAAQLTTQAIGVAAVGACAFTVSLILWAAVKAVLGLRVTPEEEYLGLDKSEMGLEAYPEDVTTPELAR
- the gatC gene encoding Asp-tRNA(Asn)/Glu-tRNA(Gln) amidotransferase subunit GatC, with amino-acid sequence MGKITLKDVEYVAGLAQLRLTEDEKNRLVREMDDILAYMDQLNELDTDAVEPMMHAMEMTNVFRQDETGASLPREEALMNAPVHDGEYFLVPRILEGDTA
- a CDS encoding ABC transporter permease; translation: MTAAGFQGAGWRRMAVDYAGLLAVLAGLTAVFALTADNFLTMQTFRMMANQIPPAIILAAGMTYVLVIGGIDLSVGSLLALSGAALGVAMVRWGWPLFPAMLLCLGVGAACGLANGLVSSLWALPSFIVTLGMLEAARGGAYLATNSQTMYIGASIERVSETHLLGFSVPFLVALGVVAAGQVMLRHTVFGRYMMAIGANEEVVRLSGVNPRPIKVAVFVLCGFHAGLAAVIQCSRLGSADPNAGAGVELQAIAAAVIGGTSLMGGRGSVVRSFFGVLVISVLAVGLAQIGAQEPTKRLITGLVIVAAVIFDLYREKLGRRAA
- a CDS encoding alginate export family protein translates to MTGLVRRTAIVVGVMALCATGAFAELQNVEVGGGISIGGWYYNYDSLPSSAYMDQWTRLHVKADFTDEVSALIEFDNYSVWGEDFRSSYLTGADGRGNGDTDLYQAYIEAKNLWGTPLTLKAGRQEIMLGGEFLIGNNSMASPLFGLSFDALRLTYGAETFSVDAIAAKLAEGLGDFGKDDTDLYIAYFSYTGVEGHVFDAYWMYVRDDASATAFEVDLHTLGLRAAGAFGAFDYSAEAAWQLGEADGLPGAFGFDEADTDYDTPGATASVGYTFDTTWTPRVYASAAWLDGGDPDDSLWSNDRTLPFNRLFSDVDYTSILAFTDMSNVRWYALGVEVAPTEALGLFLQVAHLEADELAPKTGGLFGAGPSSRQLGWEAAVGATYQYSDDLSFALTYAHFFGDDGLEGNNILANGLSPWAGDGDDEYDTVFFNTSLSF
- a CDS encoding sugar ABC transporter substrate-binding protein, giving the protein MKSLANEFFLTMENGARAHQQAHASEYELLANGIKDEQDVARQIDLVEQMVAQGVDALVIAPADSKALVGACKRALDAGVVVINIDNKFDAGVLGERGIKIPFVGPDNRKGAKLAADHLAAALPQGAPVAVLEGIPSAFNGIQRKLGFDDSIKEKGLALVTSQSASWEMEKANQVAASILTEHPEIQALLCANDNMALGAAAAVRTSGRAGQVKIIGFDGITAVRDMIREGQILCTVDQHADKLAEFGIDYALQVLRGEATPADKETAVDLVTAETVAAP